ATGAGGCTGAGGGAGCATCGCCGAGTAGAGCGGAAGCGCGGAGCGCCTTGATCAAAGCGCTCACGTGCAATTCTCACCTGCTTGTCATCGATCGGATGAATACCGAGTATGGTAAGCGGGAAACGGTTGGCTATGCGAAGCTCTACGAGACCGAAGAGCGGCTGAACGAGATCGAGCGGAAGCATATCCTCACACGGAACTTTGAGGGCGCCGGAGCGGCAAAAGCAGGTGCAGAATAGGCTAAACCCGGGAGCGAAGAACAGAAACATGGCGACAACACACGGATTTTACGAGCTGGTCGAGGAAAAAGGGACGGTAAAGGCGCGCAGGAAGCGGAAGATGTGCCCGCGATGCGGCGCGGGGGTGTTCCTGGCCGAGCACGAAGACCGGTATTCCTGTGGCAAATGCGGCTATACCGAATTCAGGAAGCAATAAAGCGCGGAGCGAGACACCGTCGGGAACCGCGCAGGAGCGATCCCTTTTGCCGGTTCTCACGGTGACGCTCTATCCGCCCAGCTCTTCTTTTCTTTAGTGAGTGGAATGGAATAACGGCACGTCAGTCAGTGCGCGGCGTGAAGCTCACGGTGCAGGGCACTCATAAGATCCGCGGGCTTTTGAAATACCCCTTCTCCGTCTTTGCCGCGTTCTGCAACGCTTCTGACTGCTTTAACTGCTCCTTCGGCTCGTCCTGCCGCACTACATCCTTGATGCCAATGACGTGGTATGTCGGCTCAACGTCGGTCGTGTCCACCTCATCCAGAACAGCGAAGTAATCCAGGATCGAGCTCAATTGCTGCTCAAACAAGCCCTTCTCCGCTTCACTCAGCGCTATCCGCGCCAGCCATCCAAGGTGCTCGATCTCTTCTTTTTTCAGCATGCTGCTGCAGTGCCTTCTCCTACAGGTATCAAACAAATTTATCTACAGAAATACCTTATTCTTCATAGGGCAAGAAAGACGTAATGCCAAAGACCGATGACCCGAGCAGTCATCCTCGCGGGGGGCTTCGGGACGCGGCTCAGACCGCTCACGGCTACGGTGCCGAAGGCGATGATCCCGCTCGTGAATCGGCCCGTGATCGATTATATCCTGGATTACCTCGCGGGCTACGGCTTGAACGATATCGTCATCACCACGAACTACCTGCGCGAGCAGACGATCGAGTATCTCACCCGGCGTCGAGTCGGTTTGACAATTGCCTATCCCGAGGAGCCCGCGCCGTTAGGAACCGCGGGCTCGGTGAAGAACGCGGCAATTAGCGAACGGATGCTGGTCATTCAAGGCGATAACATCACCGAAATAGACCTGCGACACCTGCTGCGGTTTCACGATGAGCACGGGGGGCTGGTAACTATCGCCCTACTGCCCGTGCTGGATCCGTCGCTCTTCGGGATTGCGCAGCTCGCTGCGACCGGGAAGATCCTGCAGTTCAAGGAGAAGCCCGCTCCGGGCGAGTGCTTCTCTAACCTCGCGAACACCGGCCTGTACATCCTGGAGCCCGAGGCTCTCGAACTAGTACCTTCGGATCGTGCGTTCGATTTCTCCAAAGATTTGTTCCCCCGGCTCGTCGCGCGCGGCGAGGTTTACGGGTGTGTCGTTGAGGGTTTCTGGGCCGATGTGGGCAACCTCGAGGGCTATCTGGCGGCGAGCAGATGGATACTGGAGAAGGGCGACTTTCGGTGTGCGGATACCGCGGAGATTGACGATTGCGATATCCAGGGCAACGTGGCGATCGGCGAACACGCGCGGGTTGATGCTTCGGTTGTGCGCGGGCCCGCGGTCATCGGCAGCCGAGCAACGCTGCGCAAGAGCAAGCTGTACAGCTCAGTCGTGCTTCCCGGGGCACTGCTGGCTGATACTACACTCCATAACAGCATCATCCAGCAGAATGCGGTGATCGAAGGTGAAGAGATCGTGAATTGTATTCGATGACTGTGTACGTGCGGATAGGCGGTTTGTTTATTCTCTTGTTCAGCCCTTTTTCTCTTGCCTCGCGCTTTCACCGCTTTCCAGAGCTCAACGACAATGAAGATCGAGATACTGGTACCGAGCGCCAGCCCCCATTCGCAACCCGATAGGGGGACTGAGTGGAAAAATCGCGCGATGGAGGGGAGCTGGACCGCGAAGAGCAGGAGCAGAAGTGACCCGAACACGCCAAGGATCAGCCCTCTGTTTGAGAATATCCCGATCCGGAAGAGCGAATGCCGTGCAGAGCGGCAAGTGAAGGCGTTGATCAGCTCGTAGAGGATAAAGGTCGCGAAGACCATCGTTTGCGCCTTCGGGAGCGCAGAGCGGGGCAGATAGTGGAGAAAGATACCGAGGCAACCACTGACAATTACTGCAGCCATAAGTGCGAGCGTTTTGAGCATGCCTCCGGTGAAGACGCGTTCGTTCGGGTCTCGCGGTGGCCGGTCCACGATGTCGGGATCTGGGGGTTCTACGCCCAGCCCCATCGCCGGTAAGTCTTCGATGACGATATTCGCCCCGAGGATCTGGATCGCGATCAGCGGAAAAGGGAGCCCGTAGCAGAACGCACCTGCCAGGAGGCAGACCTCCGCAACGCCATAAGAGAGGATGTCCGTGAGATATTTCTTGACGTTATCGTAAATGGCGCGGCCTTCATGGATCGCGGCCACGATCGTGGCGAAGTTATTATCTGTCAGCACCAGATCAGCGGCCTCCTTCGCGACGTCAGTTCCTGAGTTCATGGCGATACCCGCGTCGCTCCGTTTTAACGCCGGTGCATCGTCGATCCCATCGCCCGTCATCGCAACCACCGCGCCGTTCCGCTGCAAGACTTCGCCGATCCTCAATTTGTGCTCAGGCGAGACGCGCTCAAACTCCGCGTCACTTAATTGTTCCAGATCAGCACCGGTCATCGACGGACCCGGGATGATCCCAAGCTCCTTTGCGCTCGCAACCGCCGTGAGTTTATGGTCGCCGGTGATCATGATGAGGACGATCCCTGCCCGTTTGCAGTACCCGATCGCTTCTTATACCTCTTCCCGCGGCGGGTCAGTCATGCCCAGGAGCCCAACGAAGATAAGGTCACGCTCCACCGTTTCAGGTGTGAGCTGCTCCAGGTCATCTTCCCGCAATTCGCGATATGCCACGCCAATGAGCCGATAGGCACGTGAGGCGAGCTCATCGCTCAGCATTACTACCCTGGTTCGTTCGTCCGCGCTGAGTTGCTCTTCCCGGGTCTCGCCGTTGACCTCGCGGTAGATTCGGTTCGAGAGCTGCACGAGCGATTCCGGGGCGCCCTTGACGTACGCCACGAGCTTCCCGGTCTCCGTGTCTCGATGAATGGTGGTCATTCGCATCCGGTCTCGTTCAAAGGGGAGTTCAGCCTCACGTGGATAGCGCTGCTCCAGGTCCTGCTTCTTGAGACCCGCCTTCTCGGCTGCGACCACTAATGCACCTTCGGTGGGAGCGCCATTGAGCTTAACGGCCGCAGCTTCTCTCCGAATGCCACTATCGTTGCAGAGCGCCGCGATCTGCAAGGCCATTCGTAGCGATGCATTCGTAGCGAGATCCACCTGCTCGCCAGTTTCCTGATCCAGGAATTCTCCGGCCGGCTCATAACCCAGACCGGTAACCTCGATCATCCGTCCGCCGGCATACAGGATGCGAACGGTCATCTCGTTCTTTGTCAGCGTTCCGGTTTTATCTGCGCAGATCGTGGTGATGCAGCCCAGGGTCTCGACAGCCGGTAATTTCCGGATGATCGCCTTATTCCGCGCCATCCGCTGCACACCCGCCGCGAGCGTTCCGGTGACGATGAGCGGCAAGGTCTCGGGGACGATCGCGACCGCCAGGCTGATCCCCCAGATAAGCATATCCAGGAACTCGTAGCCGCGCAGCACCCCGACCGCGAGAATAGCTGCGCAGATGATCACATACGCGGTGCTCAACCACCGCCCGATCTCGTTAATCCGTCGTTTGAGTGGGGTTTCCACTTCGGGCTCTGCAGCGAGCATCCCGGCAATCTTCCCGAACTCCGTTTGCATGCCGGTAGCGGTAACCACACACCTTCTCCGGCCTTCCAGGACGGTGGTGCCCGGATAGACCATATTGCTCCGCTCCGCAAGGTTCACGGCCGCCGCCGTCAGCGCCGCTGTGTCCTTGTTCACGGGAACGGATTCACCGGTCAGGAGTGACGTGACTCGTCTACCGTGAGATTCTTGCTTTCGATGAGGCGCGCATTCGCAGCTACGCGGTCGCCCGGCCGGAGGAGCAGAATATCTCCCGGCACAATATCACACGTGCATATCAGCTCTTCACTGCCTGCACGGATCACCGCCGCAGTGGGCGCGGTAAGCGCTTTTAAGCGCTTGATCGCTTTTTCAGCGCGATACTCGAGGAGAAAGCCCAGGATAACGCAGAGCAGGACGGCTGCCGCGATTACCACGGAGTCCAGAAGGTCCCCGATCGCCGCGGAGATCACCGTCGCCGCGAGCAGGATAAGGATAAACGCGTTTTTGAACTGTGCGAGCAAGAGCTTTGGCACAGAAAGCGGCTCCTCCGCGGTGAGCTCGTTCGGTCCAAACTGCGCCTGGCGCTGTTGCACCTCAACCGCATCGAGTCCCGTATCCGAGCTCCGCAAGGCCTGTAGAACGTCTGCTGACTCCCGCAGGTGCCATGCAGTCTCCGCCCGCTCCCCGGAATCAGAACTTATCGCGGTGCTCATTCAGTCACATCCTACCGTAGGAGTTCATAGCGATAGCGCGTGCATCTACCGGTAACGGGCCGCTGATGAAGTCACGACGCTGCCGGTCTTACGGAGACACGGGCTCGAGCCATTTCAGGTACTTTGGCTCGCGTGCTTTGAGTACCGCGAAGAACTTCTTCTGGAGCGCGCTCGTGACCGCTCCTTTTCGCCCGCCGCCGATCAGCACGCCGTCGATCTCGCGTATCGGCGCCATCTCCGCGGCGGTTCCGGTGAAGAAAGCTTCGTCTGCCGCACAGAGTTCTTCTTTCGTTATCCGTTTCTCTACGATCGTATAGCCCATATCGCGTGCGAGTTCCATCACGGAGGCACGCGTGATCCCGGGTAAGATCGAGGAGTCCGCTTCCGGCGTGTATATGATGCCTTCTTTCACCATGAATACGTTCTCACCGGGGCCTTCAGCAATGTAACCACGGGTATCGAGCAGTATCGCCTCACCAAAGCCCCGCGCCTTGGCGTCCAGGGAGGCTAAGATCGAATTGAGATAGTGACCCACGGCCTTTGCGGTGACCGGCAAGGTGGTCGGGTCTATTCGGCGCCAGGGCGAGATGGTGCAGCGGATTCCGCCTTCCGCAGCCTCTTCCCCCAAATACGCACCCCAGGGCCAAACCGCGATGGCGCAATCCACCGGACAGCCCGTTGGATTCAATCCCAGGTGATGATAGCCAAAGAACGCGATCGGACGGATGTAGCATGCGTCAAGCTTGTTGATCCGGATCGTCCCCTTGATCGCTTCACTCAGTTCCGCCTTCGTGTAGGGGATCTCCATCTGGTAGGCTGCCGCAGACCGATACATCCGATCCATGTGCTCCTTCAGCCTGAAGATGAACGCACCCTGCTCCGTCGCGTAACATCGAATCCCTTCAAAGACGCCCGAGCCGTAGTGTAACCCGTGGACGAGCACATGCACCTTCGCGTCCTTCCACTCGACGAACGTGCCGTTCAGCCAAATTTTCCCCTCGCCGGTAAAGGCCTCTGCCATCAGTATCTCCCCCTCTCCGTCTTATCGAATCGCCGCTTTTCTAATAATCACTTTTCGCTTAAAAGTCTCTACAGTTAGGTTAGAAGTGAAAGGACGGCTGGTTCTGAATACGCCGCTTCAGTATCCGCGCCTCGAGCTGCAAGCTACGCCATGCTTCTCTGACTCGCTCCTCGAGCTCCTCATCCTCGTGCAACACGGCGACGAATGACGGCCCGGTGCCCGAGAGGCTCACGCCCGCTACGCCGCATTCCAGCGCTCTGAGCATCGGCTCCGGGTCGAAGCGCAGCGCCGCGCAATACAGGAATCCGTTCAAGGTCATCGCCTCATCAAACCTGCCGTCCAGCGCCCATTCGTGCGCACGACCGATCCACGGCGCGATCACCTTTGATCGTACCACATTCGTATCTGCGGTGAACGCTTGCGTCCGTGGCACGAGGATGAGAACGGTGGCATCTCGCTCGACTCGCTTCAGCAGCGCGCGCTTCTCGTTGTCGGTGATGACAATGCCACCGAGCGCGGAGGCGCAGGCGTCGTCAAACGCGCCCGTTATGGAAACGCCCACATCGAGCGCGGCATCGATCCCGATCCCAATCGCCTCCAAAGCGCCGGGCAGGGTCGTCACTTCGACCCCGATCGCATTCAGGGTCGCAGCCACGGTAGCATTTGCCGCGGCACTGCTGCTCTTCAAACCGCTCCCAAGGGGTATTTCACTGCGCGTTTTTACGTACGCGCCGTACGGCATGTCGAACTTCCGCAGCACTAATTCCACACACCGCTCAATTAACCGGGTATCCCCCGGCATCGCCGCTCCGCGGTCATCCCTGATCTCTCCCTGTACGAACTTCAGGTCTGCACCCAGTTCCACCTCCGCCTCAGTCCAGAGATCGAGCCCGAAGGCCGCGCCTCTCAGGGTCGCAATGGCATTGATGATCGTTCCCGCGCCACTGGCGCGCCCATGCCCTTTCCCGCTTCTCGCTGCAGCCATCTCGTCCTTTTGCCACCGTCACGCACGCACGATACGAGCTTTCGACGTGCCGTTCACGGGCGCCTCGTAGGGATAGATAATAAGGCGCTGCTTACATAAGGCTCTCCTCTCCGCTCGGTCACGGGCGTGTGGGTGAACCCGCGCGCACAAACAAAAACAAAACCGGAAATTATTTATACGATGAGCAGTTACTCACGTTTAGCATTCTAAAAGGGAAAAAGGAGCGGGGATGCAAAATGCCAAAGGAACCAAAGGAAGTTGTCATTGTTGGCGGTGGCGTCGCGGGAATATTCGTCTTGCGGAACTTGTTCGCGGATAAGGACAAGGTGCCGGACGGGCTCCATATAACCTTAATCAAGCGCGAGAAGAGCGGCTGGGTCTCCACCTGCGGCTTGCCCTTTGCGTTGCGCGGCTGGTATGAACTGGAGCGAACGGAGATCCAGAAGCCCGGATTCTACCTCGAGCAGGGCGTTGATTTCCGGAGCGAGAGCGAGGTTACGAGGCTCAATCTGGACGAGAAGAGCGTGGAATTGAAGAATGGCGAAACCCTGAATTACGATTACCTCGTTATCGCAACAGGGCGTAAGCAGTCGGTGAAAGAGACGACGCTGGACGGTGTGTTTACCTTTAACGACGAGAATGATGCGTGTAAGATCGAAGAGGCGTTGAAGACCCATGACGTGAAGCATGCGTTTGTCCGCGGTCGCGGAATTATCGGCTTGCAATCCGCCGTTGCATTTGCGGAACGGGGCATCAAGACCACGATTCTCGGCGGACCGCCGTCGTTATTACCCTCGAGCCTGGATCCTGATACAGGCGATATCATCAAGGAGCGTCTGGAGAAGAACGGGATGCGATTCATCCTTGATCGGCGCGAGATAACGGCGATCAAGGGCAAGGATGGCTGGGTGAGGTCAGTCGTTATCGGTGAGACGGCGGCGGATAAAGAGGAGATCCCGGCCGAGATCGTGATCATTGGTAAGTGGATGCTGCCCGAGACGGATCTCGCGAAGGCGGCGGGAATTGCGATCGGTGAGACGGGCGGAATCGTTACTGATCGCTCAATGCATGTGAAGCGAGGACGGCGCTCGTTGAACGAGGTGTACGCGCTCGGTGACTGTGTTGAGGTCGTTGATGGCATCACCCATCGTCCGAAATTGAATCAAATGGCCTCGACCGCTGTTGTTCAGGCGCGGGTCATCGGTGACAACATCTTGAGCGACATCCTGGGCCAGCCACGTTTATACTCTACCTGTGAGTACTGCATCAGCCCGACGGTCGCGGACATTGGCTGCGGGCTCCTGATGGGTTCCGTGGGTGTGACCACCGATGCGGCAACCCGGGCGGGTATAAAGACGATCAGCGGCACAGCGACGAAGCTCGTCAAGGCGCGATACTTCCCCGGTGCGACCTCGATGACCATGAAATTGATCTTCGACGCCTTTACTCTGCGCTTGTTGGGCGCGCAGATGGTGGGCGAAGTCTGCGTTGCCGAACGAGTAAATGAGTTCGAGATCGCGATTCGAGCGGGGCTAACCGCAGCGGAACTGCGGAACATGGAGCGGAGCTTCGATCCGTCAGTTGCGCAACTGGAGGACGTGACGGTAGACGCAGCAAAGAAAGCACTGGAGAGCGCTTAGCTTAGTCTGCTGAACTATCCGTTATTCGCACTCCTGCTTTTCTTTTCTTTTTTCGAGACCGCCGTTTGCAACGGCCGTGCGTACGGTCGTTCGCAGTTGGTGGGCCGTACGGTACGGGTGGAACCCTGAGCATGAGCAGATGCCGCACTCAGTTACCACCGCAGAACGCGGGTATCAAAAGAGCGCCTCATCCTGCTCGTACGTGCGATCCAGCCGGAGAGCGAGTTCAGCTTTGGTGAGCTCTCTACTCAAATAGGCGATATGGGACGGCATTGAAGCCAGCTCCAGACGTAGTATCGTATCCATTATCGCCCCTGCGCTTTCACCGATGATCCGCTTGCCACTGGGCGAATGGTGCGCGCAGATCTGCCGCGGTGAATCGCTTGCGTTATCGAGCACGCAGAGAAAGATCCTGAAGAAGCCCCGGGGATCACGCTGCCAGGTTTCGGCCGGTGCCGCAGCAACAAGTTGATCGCCGTGCACGTCAGTAAGTGGTCCTTTCCGCTTCTCCTTGAGTACAAGCAGGTCAATGCCGAGGTCTTTCGGTGCGCTACGACGCGCACGCGCGAGCAGCATCATCTCCGCGGCCACGCGCAACTCGCGCACACTCCCCCGGGCCTTATCGCTGCATTCCGGTGCAAAGAGGATATCGGCCCGCAGTTCAGAAGCGATGCCGGCCAGGGTCGCGTTGATACCCACGGAATCAGCGTCCATGAGTTCAGTGACGTTGCCGACGCCGAAGAAGAGCGGGGTGTGCTTGTCCTGCATGCGGAACGTATAATAGTTGTACAACGAATCGGCGATGCCATAGCCCACGGCATTCAAGATCGGGTCGCCGATGATGCGGGTAATGCCTGCCGCTCTCGCTTCTGCTATATTCGCCAGCAAGCTCTCATTCGCTGTCCGCGGGTCAGCACTGTCCGGTATAACGACCGCGGCCACATCGTGATCCGCAACTGCGGCACCAATCTCCGGAATGTTCTCCCGGTTCACGCTGAGCACCATGTCCACCCCGTTCTCGACACCCGTGCGAATATGCTCGACATCAAGGGAGTCGATGGAAACGGGCACGTGCGGCGCGAACGACCGCACCGTTTGTACCGCCCGTGCCACCTCGCTTGTGGTCGCACCGATATGAACACCCACGTCCAGAATGTCCGCGCCGCTGCTCAGATACTGGTGCGTGAGCCGCTGTATCTCTCGCGCGGTCATGAGCGTGGCGTCCACGAGTTCCGCGCAGACCTTCATCCGCGAACCACCGCCGATCTTCAGCCCGTTCAGGGAGAATACCGCTCGTGCTCGGCGCTCAAACTCCTCCAGGTTCTGCTTCGCAGCCGCTCGGCGCTTGGTCGTCAGGAACTGATCGGCCGGAACGTGTGCCGAGAACTCGATCTCCTCCAGGTATCGTAACGCCTCGCCAATGTCGTATGCGTGCCGTGGTCCCAGGCGTATGGGTGTTCCTAGCTCAGCTTCCAGGGCGCTGAAGTCCGCGGTACAGAAGCCCGAGATTAATATCAGATCGCTCGCTGTCGCGTGCTGCTGCTGCTCGAGCGCGCGCTTCAACGATCTCGGAGTGCTAAACGCGGCGATGTTCAAGTCCTGCGTCAGCACCTTGCAGGAGATATCGGGCACAGCCGCGGTTTTGAGCGCATCCCGCACCATGCCTTCCGCTTTCCGCCCGGTAGCCAGAGTGATCCTCATGAGTCCACGCCTGTACCGTTCTATCTGGATATGTATTTATTTATTGTGCAAGGAAGCCTAAAAACGCGTCATCCGGTTTGTCTTTGATCGTTTGATTCACGATAAACGTCTCAGTTCGCTCGATCGCCTCAAAGGCTTGCAGCTCTTGCAGGAACGCGGTCATTTCGTTCTTGTCCCTGAACAGCAGCTCGAGGAAGAAATCAAACCGGCCGAAGAGGAGCTGGATCCTCCGCACGTGCGTGCTCTCTCTTAAGAACGCAGAGAGCTCCTCGCGCAGGTGCCGCTCGGGCTTGGCGATGATCAGCGTGTAGGCCTGGAACGCGAACCCGAGCTTCTCAGCGTCCAGGGAGACGGAGAAGCCCCGGATAATACCCGCTGCGGCAAGCTTCCGGACATGCTCTAAGGCAAGCTGTCTGCTCACCCCGCACTGCCGGCCCAGTTCGGAGTACGAGCGACGTCCGTCCGCGAGCAGCGCGCGGAGGATGCATTTGTCCTTATTCTTCAGCTTCAGGTATTCCATTTGTAAAAATAAATATCGAAAATTTTATAAATAGTTATCTTTTTTTTCTTCTTGGCTGAGCAACGATTGCGAAAGCGGACGGTGAAGCAACTGGAGGGGTACAGATAGATGGAAGAAGGACGAATAGTGGAGAGATTAAGCGCACTGGTGGGTGAGGACAACGCTCGGAAACTCGAGAAGATCGATCATCCACCACTGCACCATTTAATAGCTCGGTACGTTGAGCTCTGTGAGCCAGATAGTGTATTTGTCAGCACGGATTCGGTCGAGGATATCGCGTACGTGCGGCAGGCGGCGATCCGGGCGGGTGAGGAGCTTGAGCTCGCGCTCGCGGGTCATACGGCACATTTCGATGGCTATTACGATCAGGCACGCGACAAGAAGAACACGAAGTTTCTGCTACCACCGGGCGTTGATTTGGGCTCGGATATCAATGCCATGGGTAGAGCGGCCGGGCTGGAAGAGATACACAAGATCTTGAAGGGTATCATGAAGGGGCACCAGTTATTTGTCCGTTTCTTCTGTTTGGGCCCGCTCAGCTCAACCTTCTCCATCCCTGCCGTTCAGCTTACTGATTCCGGCTATGTCGCGCATTCAGAGGATCTGCTCTACCGGCAGGGCTACGAGGAGTTCGTGCGCCTGGGCCGAACGGCGCGGTTCTTCACGTTCGTGCATTCCGCGGGCGAGCTGGACGAACGCAAGAACTGCACGGACATCGAGAATAGACGCGTGTACATCGATCTCGAGGACGAAACGGTGTACAGTGCGAATACCCAGTATGGCGGGAACACGATCGGGCACAAGAAGCTGGCGATGCGGCCCGCGATCCGTCGTGCATCGGAAGAAGGCTGGCTGACCGAGCACATGTTCATCATGGGTGTGCACGGGCCACATAACCGTGTGACGTATTTTACCGGGGCCTTCCCCTCGCTCTGCGGTAAGACCTCCACGTCTATGGTGGAGGGTGAGACGATCGTGGGCGATGATATCGCGTATCTACGGATAGTGGACGGTGTTATTCGTGCCGTAAATCCGGAGCGGGGCATATTCGGGATCATTCAGGGCGTTAATGCCAAAGATGATCCGATCATCTGGGATGCGCTCCACAGCCCGGCGGAGATCATCTTCTCCAACGTGCTGGTAACGGCGGATAAAGGGGTATACTGGATCGGGAAAGATGGTGAAGTACCACGAAGGGGGCTCAATCACTCGGGTGCGTGGTACCTCGGGAAGAAAGATGAGGACGGCAACGAGATACCCCCGTCACATCCGAATGCCCGCTTTACGCTCGATATGCAGCTCTTAGAGAATCTCGATCCTGAGCTGAATAATCCCTCTGGTGTAGAGATCGGCGGTATCATTTACGGCGGCCGGGATTCGGACACGAAAGTCCCGCTCGAGGAATCCTTTGATTGGGTGCACGGCGTCATCACCATGGGCGCCGCACTGGAGTCTGAGACGACCGCAGCGACACTGGGAAAAGAGGGCGTGCGCAAGATCAACCCGATGTCGAACCTGGATTTCCTCTCCATCCCGCTGGGCGCCTATATCGATGCGCACCTCGAATTCGGTACGGTATTGCAGGCGCCGCCGCGCATCTTCTCGGTAAACTATTTCATACGCGACAAACGCGGGCAATTCCTGAACGATAAGGCGGACAAAGCGGTCTGGCTGAAGTGGATGGAGCGGCGTGTGCATAACGAGGTGGAGGTGTTCATAACGCCCACGGGGGGTATTCCGCGTTACAATGACCTCAAGGAGCTGTTTGCAGCGGTGCTCAAGAAGCAGTATACTGAAGCAGCGTACCGCCAGCAATTCACCGTGCGGGTACGGGAGAATCTGGCCAAGATCGAGCGCGTGGAGCAGTTTTACCGGACGAACGTGCCGGACACGCCGCCGGCGCTCTATACCGTTCTGGCCGAGCAGAAAGAACGGCTCGAGGAGGCGCGGAAACAACACGGGGACTACATATCCCCGTTTGCCTTTGAATAGCACGGGCACGATATGCAGCGTATTTTCATCACCGGCTGGTTTGGTCAGTGAAAGGCTATACCCAATGACCGGACTGAGGATACGAGAGCGATCAGATCAGCGACCGCGGAAAGGACTACTCAAGTAGCTCCAGCATCTGCGCGATTTTTACGTCATACGTTAAAAGATAGCTCATAGCCGCTCTTGCCAGTCGCAGGCGAGTAGTACGAGCGATCGTTCCGTCTTTTCTGAGCTCTGCACCTACCTCATCATAGCTCGCGGGGTTCACGATCACGGTAACGTGCTCGAAGTGCTTTATCCCGTTTCGGAGCAGCGCTACGCCACCGATGTCCATTCGGTCGAGCGGCTTCGTGGAGTTCTGATCAGGGGGTATGAGATTGACGACGACGAAACCAATTTCCCCGGTCGCGATCTCAGCGTGGATGCGGGGATGCAGCGTTTTCACCCTGCCGCCGAGCAGCTCCGGGGTACCGGTGAACGCAGCAACCGGAATGGCCGGGATATCTTCGCGCTCAATGGTCCGGGCGGTACCTTCGGTTGCGATAATGGTGATGCCGCGTTCGTGCAATGCCTTCGCGAGTTCTACCAGCTTTGTTTTATCGTATACGCTGATGATGGCTTTCATGACGCTCGTG
This portion of the Methanomicrobia archaeon genome encodes:
- a CDS encoding phosphoenolpyruvate carboxykinase (GTP); translation: MEEGRIVERLSALVGEDNARKLEKIDHPPLHHLIARYVELCEPDSVFVSTDSVEDIAYVRQAAIRAGEELELALAGHTAHFDGYYDQARDKKNTKFLLPPGVDLGSDINAMGRAAGLEEIHKILKGIMKGHQLFVRFFCLGPLSSTFSIPAVQLTDSGYVAHSEDLLYRQGYEEFVRLGRTARFFTFVHSAGELDERKNCTDIENRRVYIDLEDETVYSANTQYGGNTIGHKKLAMRPAIRRASEEGWLTEHMFIMGVHGPHNRVTYFTGAFPSLCGKTSTSMVEGETIVGDDIAYLRIVDGVIRAVNPERGIFGIIQGVNAKDDPIIWDALHSPAEIIFSNVLVTADKGVYWIGKDGEVPRRGLNHSGAWYLGKKDEDGNEIPPSHPNARFTLDMQLLENLDPELNNPSGVEIGGIIYGGRDSDTKVPLEESFDWVHGVITMGAALESETTAATLGKEGVRKINPMSNLDFLSIPLGAYIDAHLEFGTVLQAPPRIFSVNYFIRDKRGQFLNDKADKAVWLKWMERRVHNEVEVFITPTGGIPRYNDLKELFAAVLKKQYTEAAYRQQFTVRVRENLAKIERVEQFYRTNVPDTPPALYTVLAEQKERLEEARKQHGDYISPFAFE